CACGCCGTTCTTCAACGGCTACCGGCCCCAGTTCTACTTCCGCACCACCGACGTCACGGGCGTATGCACGCTGCCCGAGGGCACCGAGATGGTGATGCCGGGTGACACCATCAACATCGCGGTCAACCTGATCACGCCCATTGCCATGGATGAGGGCCTGCGCTTCGCCATCCGCGAAGGCGGCCGCACCGTGGGTGCCGGCGTGGTCGTGAAGATCACCGAGTGAAGAGCGGACGAGCGGACAGCGCGAGCCAAAGGAACATCGTTTCAGTGACATCGACCCAGGTACACGCCCAGGTACACCCCAATGATGAGTGAGCGCATCCGCATCCGTCTCAAAGCGTACGATCATCGCGTACTGGACCAGTCCGTGCGCGAGATCGTCGACGCAGTTCGCCGCACGGGCGGGCGCGTCGCCGGACCCGTACCCATGCCCACGCGCATAGAGCGTTTCACCGTGAACCGCTCTCCGCACGTGGACAAGAAATCGCGCGAGCAGTTCGAGATCCGCACTCACAAGCGGCTTCTCGACATCCTCGAGCCCACGCAACAGACGATCGACTCGCTCGGCAAGCTCGACCTGCCTGCCGGCGTCGACGTCGAGATCAAGCTGCACTAGGTGAAGCGATGCTCGGTTTGATTGGCAAGAAACTCGGGATGACCCAGCGCTTCGTCGGCGATGGCAACGTCGTTCCGGTCACGGTCATCGAGACGGGGCCGTGCACCGTGGTGCAGGTTCGCACGCGCGATCGCGACGGCTACGACGCGCTCCAACTCGGCTTCGGCAAGCGCCGCGAGAAGAACCTGAGCAAGGCCGAGCGCAACCACCGCGCCAAGGGCGGCCGGGCCGACTTCAACACGCTTCTCGAGTTCCGGCTGGACGGTCCCGCCGAGTACGAGGTCGGGCAGCAGCTGACGCTGGATGCGCTGTTCTCG
This window of the Candidatus Limnocylindrales bacterium genome carries:
- the tuf gene encoding elongation factor Tu (EF-Tu; promotes GTP-dependent binding of aminoacyl-tRNA to the A-site of ribosomes during protein biosynthesis; when the tRNA anticodon matches the mRNA codon, GTP hydrolysis results; the inactive EF-Tu-GDP leaves the ribosome and release of GDP is promoted by elongation factor Ts; many prokaryotes have two copies of the gene encoding EF-Tu) — translated: TPFFNGYRPQFYFRTTDVTGVCTLPEGTEMVMPGDTINIAVNLITPIAMDEGLRFAIREGGRTVGAGVVVKITE
- the rpsJ gene encoding 30S ribosomal protein S10, producing the protein MMSERIRIRLKAYDHRVLDQSVREIVDAVRRTGGRVAGPVPMPTRIERFTVNRSPHVDKKSREQFEIRTHKRLLDILEPTQQTIDSLGKLDLPAGVDVEIKLH